The following are encoded in a window of Novosphingobium sp. ZN18A2 genomic DNA:
- a CDS encoding glycerol dehydrogenase: MHEDPSMPESELEFTAPDLFAAPLANAAGLPRVWGSCARYVQGPGVFGQMGHYANRLGFSRCGVLLSQRSHGAEGGAIIASLESEDVGVVAAHFHGECTRAEIEAQAARLRATEQPVDAVVAIGGGKVIDAGRAVAHRLGVPVIVAPTLASNDAPGACLSVIYTEDGATEDAEIYDANPALVIIDSIVVAQAAPRYLAAGIADALATWYEARATRNAPMGVTVFGAAPTRTGTIVARHTAELIYENGAAAMAAVTKGVPDAALEDIIEANTLLSSLGVENGGLALAHAVAQGYSLIPAVHDRFLHGEMVAMGIVTQLAAEGDRNEAEKAAGFLSALGLPVCLDDLGLSSDSAEIGTLIAGTMAFPFLGNLPFEMTAERTRQAVVEADRIGQAQRAAARQSA; the protein is encoded by the coding sequence ATGCACGAGGACCCGAGCATGCCTGAATCCGAGCTGGAATTCACCGCCCCCGACCTGTTCGCCGCACCGCTGGCCAATGCGGCGGGGCTGCCGCGCGTCTGGGGGTCGTGCGCACGCTATGTGCAGGGGCCGGGCGTGTTCGGGCAGATGGGGCATTATGCAAATCGCCTCGGCTTTTCGCGTTGCGGCGTGCTGCTTTCGCAGCGTAGCCACGGGGCCGAGGGCGGCGCGATCATCGCCAGCCTGGAGAGTGAAGACGTCGGCGTGGTCGCGGCGCATTTTCACGGCGAGTGCACGCGGGCTGAAATCGAGGCGCAGGCCGCCCGTTTGCGCGCCACAGAGCAGCCGGTGGACGCGGTCGTGGCGATCGGCGGGGGCAAGGTGATCGATGCGGGGCGGGCAGTGGCCCACCGGCTTGGCGTGCCCGTTATCGTGGCGCCAACGCTCGCCTCGAACGATGCACCGGGCGCTTGCCTGTCGGTGATCTACACAGAGGATGGCGCGACCGAGGATGCGGAAATCTATGACGCCAATCCCGCGCTGGTAATCATCGATTCCATTGTCGTTGCGCAGGCCGCGCCGCGTTATCTGGCGGCCGGGATCGCCGATGCGCTCGCGACCTGGTACGAAGCGCGGGCGACCCGCAATGCGCCGATGGGCGTCACCGTGTTCGGTGCCGCGCCGACGCGTACCGGTACGATCGTTGCACGCCACACGGCGGAGCTGATCTACGAGAATGGTGCGGCGGCGATGGCGGCGGTCACCAAGGGTGTGCCTGATGCGGCGCTCGAGGACATAATCGAGGCCAATACGCTGCTCAGCAGCCTGGGGGTGGAGAATGGCGGCCTCGCGCTCGCCCATGCGGTGGCGCAGGGCTATTCGCTGATCCCTGCCGTGCATGATCGGTTCCTGCATGGCGAGATGGTGGCGATGGGCATCGTCACCCAGTTGGCGGCGGAAGGTGACCGGAACGAGGCCGAGAAGGCGGCGGGCTTTCTCTCGGCGCTCGGCCTGCCGGTGTGCCTGGACGATCTGGGTCTGTCATCCGACAGCGCGGAGATCGGGACGCTCATCGCCGGGACAATGGCGTTCCCGTTCCTCGGCAACCTGCCATTCGAGATGACCGCCGAACGGACGCGTCAGGCGGTTGTCGAAGCCGACAGGATCGGTCAGGCACAGCGTGCGGCGGCGCGTCAGTCCGCCTAA
- a CDS encoding GntP family permease, which yields MISSLGLLASLALLIWLALRGTNIILASLVCSMLVIATSGLPLGDTFENGYLFGKLGAFAFAGKFFTLFLAGAMFGRVMGESGAAAGIAMALVRLLGADRALWITVLATAVLTYGGVVVFVVIFAMYPLGLRLLEEANIPKRLFCAAASLGAGTFTMTALPGTPSIQNIIPTLTLGTNLYAAPMLGLVGATIMFVLGMTYLEWQRREAKVAGEGFDPAPGDPVCREDAGREVLPHWTLALLPLVTVVGLIVLPRLGAAALPGVVSEFAGAQPVLWPSLALFAGSALGLVLFARVRSRPLAVLGEGAQEAIMPLFATSVVIGFGGVVVLTTGFQNFAAMMLSFKESPLLSMFGAVSVVSGIVGSGSGGLQIFMQTLAPQYLAMGIDPAEMHRLAAMASGGLDSLPHCGAVIAMLTITRLTHRQAYRDIAVITVIIPIIATLVCIALASAT from the coding sequence ATGATTTCCTCGCTCGGCCTGCTCGCCAGCCTGGCATTGCTGATCTGGCTTGCGCTGCGCGGCACGAATATCATCCTCGCCTCGCTGGTGTGCTCGATGCTGGTCATCGCCACCAGCGGGCTGCCGCTCGGCGATACCTTTGAAAACGGGTATTTGTTCGGAAAGCTGGGGGCGTTTGCCTTCGCGGGCAAATTCTTCACCCTTTTTCTGGCGGGCGCGATGTTCGGACGGGTCATGGGGGAAAGCGGCGCGGCAGCAGGTATCGCCATGGCGCTGGTGCGGCTTTTGGGGGCGGATCGCGCGCTGTGGATCACGGTCTTGGCCACCGCCGTTCTGACCTATGGCGGGGTGGTGGTATTCGTGGTCATCTTCGCCATGTATCCGCTGGGGTTGCGGCTGCTGGAAGAGGCAAACATTCCCAAGCGCCTGTTTTGCGCAGCGGCGTCGCTGGGCGCGGGAACGTTCACCATGACCGCCCTGCCGGGCACGCCTTCGATCCAGAATATCATTCCGACGCTGACCCTGGGAACCAACCTCTATGCCGCGCCGATGCTGGGTCTTGTCGGGGCGACGATCATGTTCGTGCTCGGCATGACCTATCTCGAATGGCAACGGCGCGAGGCCAAGGTAGCGGGTGAGGGGTTCGACCCGGCGCCGGGCGATCCGGTTTGCCGCGAGGACGCGGGGCGCGAAGTGCTGCCGCACTGGACCCTGGCCCTGCTGCCGCTGGTCACTGTCGTGGGCCTGATCGTCCTGCCTCGCCTGGGCGCTGCCGCCTTGCCCGGTGTTGTCTCGGAATTTGCCGGCGCCCAGCCGGTGTTGTGGCCGTCGCTGGCTCTGTTTGCGGGCAGCGCGCTTGGCCTGGTCTTGTTCGCAAGAGTGCGTTCGCGTCCACTTGCGGTGCTGGGAGAGGGCGCGCAGGAGGCAATCATGCCGCTGTTCGCCACATCCGTGGTGATTGGCTTTGGCGGCGTGGTGGTGCTGACGACGGGCTTCCAGAATTTTGCGGCAATGATGTTGTCGTTCAAGGAAAGCCCGCTGTTGTCGATGTTCGGCGCGGTCAGCGTTGTCTCGGGTATTGTGGGTTCGGGCTCGGGCGGGCTGCAGATTTTCATGCAGACGCTGGCCCCGCAATATCTCGCGATGGGCATTGATCCGGCAGAGATGCACCGGCTGGCCGCGATGGCCAGCGGGGGACTGGATTCGCTGCCGCACTGCGGGGCGGTGATCGCGATGCTCACCATCACTCGCCTGACCCACAGGCAGGCCTATCGCGATATCGCGGTGATTACCGTAATCATTCCGATCATCGCGACGCTCGTCTGCATTGCGCTCGCCAGCGCAACCTGA
- a CDS encoding D-glycerate dehydrogenase has product MATLNIGTSRALPLPPVTVGEDELRFVSPEEGIPADAVAYLATAVDPVDAALIERLPASVGLIANLGVGFDNIDRDAAARRGLIVSNTPVVTEDTADLSFALILAAARRLGEGERYLRAGKWAGGGIPPVGTRVNGATLGIVGFGAIGRAVARRATGFGMKILYIDQAESPAASQTGAEYRPSLHDLLSQADIVTLHAPLTVETHNMIDAGALATMKQGAVLVNAARGPLVDENALIAALESGHIAAAGLDVFVDEPAVPRRLMEMEQVVLTPHIGSATAQCRSDMVQRGIGNIVRFLRDGSVNDPVPLPQSAV; this is encoded by the coding sequence ATGGCGACGCTGAACATCGGGACAAGTCGCGCCCTTCCGTTGCCCCCCGTTACAGTGGGTGAAGACGAGCTGCGCTTCGTCTCGCCCGAAGAGGGTATCCCAGCCGATGCGGTGGCCTATCTGGCGACGGCGGTCGACCCGGTCGATGCCGCGCTGATCGAGCGGCTTCCGGCGAGCGTCGGATTGATCGCCAATCTTGGCGTCGGCTTTGACAATATCGATCGAGACGCAGCCGCACGGCGAGGCCTGATCGTGTCGAATACGCCGGTCGTGACAGAAGACACCGCCGACCTGTCATTTGCGTTGATCCTCGCTGCTGCTCGCCGTCTGGGCGAAGGCGAACGTTACCTGCGCGCCGGAAAATGGGCGGGCGGGGGGATTCCGCCGGTGGGCACACGAGTCAACGGGGCAACGCTGGGCATTGTCGGCTTCGGCGCGATCGGTCGGGCAGTGGCGCGCCGTGCCACCGGCTTCGGCATGAAGATCCTTTACATCGACCAGGCCGAAAGTCCTGCCGCGTCGCAAACAGGCGCCGAATACAGGCCCAGCCTGCATGACCTTTTAAGCCAGGCCGATATTGTGACGCTCCATGCGCCGCTGACCGTCGAGACGCACAACATGATCGATGCCGGGGCACTTGCCACGATGAAACAGGGGGCCGTGCTGGTGAATGCCGCAAGAGGTCCGCTGGTGGACGAGAACGCCTTGATAGCGGCGCTTGAGAGCGGTCATATCGCGGCGGCCGGGCTTGATGTCTTTGTCGACGAGCCCGCGGTGCCGCGGCGGCTGATGGAGATGGAGCAGGTCGTACTGACCCCGCATATCGGCAGTGCAACGGCGCAATGCCGCAGCGATATGGTGCAGCGCGGGATCGGCAATATCGTGCGCTTTCTCCGAGATGGCAGCGTGAACGATCCGGTGCCCCTGCCGCAATCAGCGGTATGA
- the ilvD gene encoding dihydroxy-acid dehydratase: MAYRSDKVTTGQLAAGARALFRAGGVKGSDFGKPIIAVANSFTEFVPGHVHLNKIGRIVCDAIWEAGGIPREFNTIAIDDGIAMGHDGMLYSLPSRDLIADSIEYMVNAHCADALICISNCDKITPGMLMAGMRLNLPTVYVSGGPMEAGRIEIDGELQRMDATDTVVATLNPAHKLGKRIEDVEANACPTCGSCSGMFTANSMNCLAEALGLALPGNGSLVATHADRGRLYQQAGRAIVDITKRYYEQGNDAVLPRSIATREAFMNAMAMDIAMGGSTNTILHLLAIAEEGGVDFKMADIDRMSREIPFLCKVAPATSDYFMEDVHKAGGVIGIIGELERAGKIDTSARHLAEPDGTLGDVLEKWDVKRTNDEAVRTWYSADASGRTGAQALSHETRGELDLDREEGCLRDIDHAHSQEGGLAILFGNIAKDGCVVKTGSVKPHMLRFVGRARVFDAQEPAVKAIRTKGIIAQGDVIVIRYEGPKGGPGMQEMLMPTTILKGVGLAESCALITDGRYSGATSGLSVGHISPEAAAGGAIALIEEGDQIEIDIPNRSINLLVDDTELDRRRAEENAHAKGWKPKGLRERHVSNALKIYAHFATSADRGGVRLPPEDN; encoded by the coding sequence ATGGCGTATCGTTCAGACAAGGTCACAACAGGCCAGTTGGCCGCCGGTGCAAGGGCGCTGTTTCGGGCGGGGGGCGTCAAAGGCAGCGACTTCGGCAAGCCGATCATCGCGGTCGCCAACAGCTTTACCGAATTCGTGCCGGGACATGTCCACCTCAACAAAATCGGCCGGATCGTATGCGATGCGATCTGGGAAGCTGGAGGAATCCCGCGCGAGTTCAATACCATCGCGATCGATGACGGTATCGCAATGGGGCATGACGGCATGCTCTATTCGCTGCCCAGTCGTGACCTCATCGCCGATTCGATCGAATATATGGTCAACGCCCACTGCGCCGATGCGCTGATCTGCATTTCCAATTGCGACAAGATCACGCCGGGGATGCTGATGGCCGGAATGCGGCTGAACCTGCCGACTGTCTATGTTTCGGGCGGTCCGATGGAAGCCGGGCGGATTGAAATCGATGGCGAATTGCAGCGGATGGATGCAACCGACACGGTCGTGGCGACGCTCAATCCCGCGCACAAACTCGGGAAGCGCATCGAAGATGTCGAGGCAAACGCCTGCCCCACCTGTGGTTCTTGTTCGGGGATGTTCACAGCCAATTCCATGAACTGCCTGGCCGAGGCGCTGGGTCTGGCCCTGCCGGGCAACGGGTCGCTCGTTGCCACCCACGCGGATCGGGGGCGGCTCTACCAGCAGGCGGGTCGGGCGATCGTCGACATTACCAAGCGCTATTATGAACAGGGCAATGACGCTGTCCTGCCACGCTCCATAGCCACGCGGGAGGCGTTCATGAACGCAATGGCGATGGACATTGCCATGGGCGGGTCAACCAACACCATCCTCCACCTGCTGGCGATTGCGGAAGAGGGCGGGGTCGATTTCAAGATGGCGGACATCGACCGCATGTCACGCGAAATTCCCTTCCTGTGCAAGGTAGCGCCGGCCACGTCCGATTACTTTATGGAAGACGTCCACAAGGCGGGCGGCGTAATCGGTATTATCGGCGAGCTTGAACGTGCGGGCAAGATCGACACGTCCGCGCGGCACCTGGCCGAACCGGATGGAACGCTGGGCGATGTGCTCGAAAAATGGGACGTCAAGCGAACCAATGATGAAGCCGTCCGCACCTGGTATTCGGCCGACGCGTCAGGTCGCACCGGCGCGCAGGCGCTGTCCCATGAAACGCGCGGAGAGCTCGATCTCGACCGGGAAGAAGGATGCCTTCGCGACATCGACCATGCGCACAGCCAGGAAGGTGGGCTTGCCATCCTGTTCGGCAATATCGCGAAGGACGGCTGCGTAGTGAAGACCGGGTCGGTCAAGCCGCATATGCTCAGGTTCGTGGGCCGGGCCCGCGTTTTCGACGCGCAGGAGCCAGCGGTGAAAGCGATACGGACCAAGGGCATAATCGCGCAAGGCGATGTTATCGTTATCCGTTACGAGGGGCCGAAGGGCGGGCCGGGAATGCAGGAAATGCTGATGCCGACGACGATCCTCAAGGGTGTTGGTTTGGCGGAAAGTTGCGCCCTGATTACCGACGGGCGGTATTCGGGCGCAACCTCGGGCCTGTCAGTCGGACATATCTCGCCTGAAGCGGCTGCCGGCGGTGCGATAGCGCTGATCGAGGAAGGCGATCAGATCGAGATCGACATTCCCAACCGCTCGATAAACCTTCTGGTCGATGACACGGAGCTCGATCGTCGCCGGGCAGAGGAGAACGCACACGCCAAGGGTTGGAAGCCCAAGGGCCTGCGCGAACGTCATGTATCCAACGCACTCAAGATCTACGCCCACTTTGCAACCAGCGCCGATCGCGGCGGGGTGCGCCTGCCGCCGGAGGACAATTGA
- a CDS encoding SDR family oxidoreductase, producing MDLGISGRTALVCASSDGLGFACAKSLAEAGARIILNGRDPSKLAKRVEDLRREFDGEVLAVVADVGTEAGRSQLLAAAGEVDILVNNNGGPSPKPWRELDREAIVAGIDANMWAAIAMIQAVLDGMVERRFGRIVNITSAAVKMTMPGLELSTAARSGLTGFVAGISRDVASANVTLNNLLPGAFETARMEALAERIAAQKGLIAADVAAAQAKQIPAGRLGNPAEFGATCAFLCSAHAGYMTGQNVLIDGGAYPGVN from the coding sequence ATGGATCTGGGAATTTCGGGAAGGACGGCGCTGGTGTGCGCCTCGAGCGACGGACTAGGATTCGCCTGCGCCAAATCCCTTGCGGAAGCGGGCGCACGAATCATCCTCAATGGACGCGACCCGAGCAAGCTTGCCAAGCGGGTGGAAGACTTGCGGCGGGAATTTGACGGCGAGGTTCTCGCGGTTGTGGCCGACGTTGGGACTGAAGCTGGTCGTTCGCAGCTGCTGGCAGCCGCTGGCGAGGTGGACATCCTGGTAAACAATAACGGCGGACCGTCACCCAAACCCTGGCGCGAGCTTGACCGCGAAGCAATTGTTGCCGGGATCGATGCGAACATGTGGGCCGCAATCGCCATGATCCAGGCCGTCCTGGATGGGATGGTGGAACGCCGCTTCGGCCGCATCGTCAACATCACTTCTGCAGCCGTCAAGATGACAATGCCCGGCTTGGAACTGTCCACCGCAGCCCGAAGCGGACTAACCGGCTTTGTCGCGGGCATCAGTCGCGATGTTGCAAGTGCGAATGTCACGCTCAACAACCTGTTGCCCGGCGCCTTCGAAACGGCGCGAATGGAAGCCTTGGCAGAGAGGATTGCGGCGCAGAAAGGTCTGATCGCCGCAGATGTCGCCGCGGCCCAGGCCAAGCAGATACCCGCCGGCCGTCTGGGCAACCCGGCGGAATTCGGTGCGACCTGCGCGTTTCTGTGCTCGGCCCACGCCGGGTACATGACCGGACAGAATGTTCTGATCGACGGCGGCGCATACCCTGGCGTCAATTGA
- a CDS encoding DUF1330 domain-containing protein — MSEMNPNGPKAYYLIEIAIHDFERYREYPKGVEPLIERYGGRYLVRGGEATSLEGAEPGGRIIVLEFPNMQAAQDFANCDEYPAVAKHRLASSASRILLVEGI; from the coding sequence ATGTCAGAGATGAACCCGAACGGACCAAAGGCCTATTACCTGATCGAGATCGCGATCCATGACTTCGAGCGCTACCGGGAATATCCCAAGGGCGTCGAACCGCTGATCGAGCGATATGGCGGACGCTACCTCGTGCGGGGTGGCGAGGCGACCTCGCTGGAAGGCGCGGAGCCCGGAGGCAGAATAATCGTGCTCGAATTCCCGAACATGCAGGCCGCGCAGGATTTCGCCAATTGCGATGAATATCCTGCCGTTGCCAAGCATCGCCTCGCATCTTCGGCATCTCGAATCCTGTTGGTAGAAGGCATCTAA
- a CDS encoding IS6 family transposase, translated as MPRARKPASPFRYFHSSPEVIRLVVMLYVRFPLSLRNVEDLLFERGIDLCHETVRLWWNRFGPMFAADIRRQRVSRMRGFRHWRWHLDETYVKINGEMRYLWRAIDHEGEVLESYVTKKRDKSAALRFLKKALKRHGKAETIVTDGLRSYPAAMHELGNEGRREVGRHLNNRAENSHLPFRRRERAMQRFRRMKTLQKFASVHASVHNHFSQERHLVSRQVYKERRSAALAEWQSLMA; from the coding sequence ATGCCCCGCGCTCGAAAACCAGCTTCGCCGTTCCGTTATTTTCACTCTTCGCCGGAGGTGATCCGGCTGGTGGTGATGCTCTATGTCCGGTTCCCGCTGAGCCTGCGGAACGTCGAGGATTTGCTGTTCGAGCGGGGCATCGACTTGTGTCACGAGACGGTCCGGCTGTGGTGGAACAGGTTCGGTCCTATGTTCGCGGCTGATATCCGGCGCCAGCGGGTGAGCCGGATGCGGGGCTTTCGGCACTGGCGGTGGCATCTGGATGAGACCTACGTGAAGATCAACGGCGAGATGCGCTACCTGTGGCGGGCTATCGATCACGAAGGCGAAGTCCTGGAATCCTATGTCACCAAGAAACGTGACAAATCCGCGGCTTTGCGGTTCCTGAAGAAGGCCCTGAAGCGGCACGGCAAGGCCGAGACGATCGTCACCGACGGGCTGCGCTCGTATCCGGCGGCCATGCATGAGCTCGGAAACGAGGGGCGCCGGGAAGTTGGTCGGCATCTGAACAACCGGGCCGAGAATTCACACTTGCCGTTCCGACGACGAGAGCGGGCGATGCAGCGCTTCCGGCGCATGAAGACGCTACAGAAATTCGCTTCGGTTCACGCCTCGGTCCACAACCATTTTTCCCAGGAACGCCACCTCGTCAGCAGGCAAGTCTACAAGGAACGACGCTCGGCGGCACTCGCCGAGTGGCAGTCCCTTATGGCCTGA
- a CDS encoding fumarylacetoacetate hydrolase family protein: MKLATLKDGSPDGVLSVVDQAGARFIEVGEVPTLQSLMDDWNAGQAALRKAQARLAAGEGEPLTSDRIAAPLPRAWQWLDGSAFSTHGDLMQVAFGHDPIETDRPLMYQGMSDRFFGPTDDIPLPTTDHGIDFEGEFGVIVDHVPMGTNAADAMKHIRLIVQINDWSLRAIAPVEMKTGFGWVQAKPACSMAPFAVTPDELGDAWQNGRAHLDLAIDWNGNRFGSANGGEMAFGFHELVAHAALTRDLVAGTVIGSGTVSNRNYADVGSSCISEVRAIEIIAHGAPKTPFMAFGDCIRMVGRAKDGSERHCQMNCIG, encoded by the coding sequence ATGAAGCTGGCAACGCTGAAAGACGGATCGCCCGACGGCGTGCTTTCAGTCGTCGATCAAGCGGGTGCCCGTTTTATTGAAGTGGGCGAAGTGCCAACACTTCAGTCGTTGATGGATGACTGGAACGCCGGGCAGGCAGCCCTCCGGAAGGCCCAGGCCCGGCTTGCGGCGGGCGAGGGTGAACCATTGACGTCAGATCGCATCGCGGCACCGCTTCCTCGCGCGTGGCAATGGCTCGACGGGTCCGCGTTCTCGACACATGGCGATTTGATGCAGGTCGCCTTCGGACACGATCCGATCGAGACGGACAGACCGCTGATGTATCAAGGTATGTCCGATCGGTTCTTCGGGCCAACGGACGACATTCCATTGCCAACCACCGACCACGGTATCGATTTCGAGGGCGAGTTCGGGGTTATCGTCGATCATGTGCCGATGGGCACGAATGCCGCTGATGCAATGAAGCATATTCGGCTCATCGTGCAGATAAACGATTGGTCACTCCGCGCCATCGCACCCGTGGAGATGAAAACCGGTTTCGGCTGGGTACAGGCCAAACCGGCCTGTTCGATGGCGCCGTTCGCCGTCACGCCGGATGAACTGGGCGATGCATGGCAAAATGGGCGCGCTCATCTCGATCTAGCGATTGATTGGAACGGCAACCGTTTCGGCTCTGCCAACGGTGGAGAGATGGCCTTCGGGTTCCATGAACTTGTGGCCCATGCAGCCCTCACGCGTGATCTTGTAGCAGGGACCGTGATCGGATCCGGTACCGTATCGAACAGGAATTATGCCGATGTCGGCTCAAGCTGTATTTCCGAGGTACGCGCCATTGAAATCATTGCCCACGGCGCGCCTAAAACACCATTTATGGCATTCGGAGATTGCATCAGGATGGTCGGTCGCGCCAAGGATGGTTCAGAGCGGCACTGTCAAATGAACTGCATCGGCTAG
- a CDS encoding cupin domain-containing protein, producing the protein MGDATVRRIVTGHDSEGRAIIQEDGAVPRVKRIGGETGPLFHEVWNTQATPAPIDAASGEPQEDGIRLAPPKNGTRIRVLDIPPDAPELAGTTTEQARAHFAEVGAADASSHMHSGARHAHMHRTETIDYGIVLEGELVLIMDEGETTVRAGDIVVQRGTNHGWANRSDKNCRICFVLIDGRFEEDLRP; encoded by the coding sequence ATGGGCGATGCAACAGTCCGCCGGATCGTGACCGGGCACGACAGCGAAGGCCGCGCGATCATTCAGGAAGACGGCGCCGTGCCCCGCGTGAAGCGCATCGGCGGAGAGACCGGACCGCTGTTTCATGAGGTGTGGAACACGCAAGCCACGCCAGCGCCGATCGACGCAGCATCGGGCGAGCCGCAGGAAGATGGCATCAGGTTGGCGCCTCCGAAGAACGGCACTCGCATCCGTGTGCTCGACATTCCTCCCGATGCGCCGGAACTTGCAGGAACCACTACCGAGCAGGCGCGAGCGCATTTCGCGGAAGTGGGCGCAGCGGACGCATCTTCGCACATGCATTCCGGCGCGCGTCACGCGCACATGCATCGAACCGAAACCATCGACTACGGCATAGTTCTCGAAGGCGAACTTGTGCTCATCATGGATGAAGGCGAAACCACCGTTCGCGCGGGCGATATCGTTGTACAGCGTGGAACCAATCATGGCTGGGCCAATCGGTCTGACAAGAACTGCCGCATCTGCTTCGTGCTGATAGACGGCCGGTTCGAGGAGGATCTTCGCCCATGA